The window GTGTATTGCGGAAGAGCTTTTGTCAAAGGTCTCACAAGGAAGACAAAACTACATTTCTCTTACCGTTTCTGCCTTTTGAACATCGAAATTCGCTCTATTCTCTTTCTCATTCAAAATCTGGAACAATCACTCACTCAATCCATCTCTCAGTCTCTGCCATTGCTGCATCTGTTCCTTCTTCATCATTTTCTCCCAGAAATTTCAGAAACTGCATCCAGTTAAGTTTCTTTTTGAGCATTTCTATATATACTATTCTGGAAAATCATCTATGGAATTTGTATTGGCTTCTAGTGCCTTAATCAATTTTGTTCTCCGTTTTTTGTGGTTCTGTTTCAGATCTAGAGCTCCTTCATCTTAGCTCGTTTCTTTTCAACTCATAGTCTATCAATACCGGTCATTCAGTAATTCGTGATCATCTTTAGTAGAGCGATAGGTTTGAAGATGGTGATGaaagagaaagatgaagagcTAGCACTATTCCTCGAGATGCGCAGACGTGGTAATGATAAGGAGAAGGTGCAAGGCAACTCTGATAGCCTTGATACTTCTTTAGGTGCGAAACGGCCATTTATTTCACTCAATTTGATGTTAATAGAAATTATGTTTTCATTGTCTTTGCCCATTTTTGGAGTACTGTATTATGCAGGAACATTTAATCCTAGAGGTTCATCGGTTTCTAATATTCCGCCCCGTAAAACCGCAGCTGAAAGGTTTTTGGATTCAGAGAATGACAAATCTGATTACGATTGGTAATGTTCAAAGTGACTCTCTGAGCTTGGAATTCGATTATTTGCTCGTTTTAATCTCTTTTGTCCATTATATAATCAAATATTTCATACTTTCATTGAAGGCAAGCATGTTAATGCTTACAAGCTGGAATTTTTTGTGCTCTTTCCGTAAGACCTCAAGAAGTATGATGTAAAGAGACATGGGAaagttatttctaaaacatatgAAATTTCATATGggaaaatgtgtaaatataaaAAACATAGGGATATATTTCTAAATATTGAaagtattataataataaaaattaattacagCAATGAGcagaaaataataattagaaactGTGGAATAAAAATTATCATCACCTAGGAAGGAAGTTTCAATTAATTAGAATTATAGTTGAAGTTAAAATTGGATTGTGTTTGCCGGAGGAAACGGTTTCGTAAACCATATGTTTCTTATTCTCAATATTTACAAAAACGTGCCTGCAAACGTGTCATACAGGTTTCGAGGAATTTCTGTTTTCGAAACGGGCACGAAACAAAGAAATGCTCCTGAATACAAGTTTCCGtgtgttgcacggaaactcttcttcattgGTGTTTCTGCTTTCGGTTTCTTTTTCATTTCCATTATCATTTTCTAGCTATACTTTTTTAGAAATGACTTTTCCCTGCGTCCGTTTCTGTGCAATGTAGGTGTCTTGTAGTGTGATATTAGCAATTGGCTAGTGTTTGAAGTTCAAGTTTGTGCTTGATTAACTAAGTGAAAACATATGATAATGTTATGATACAAGTCATTAAATTCTGatgttcttttcttttttttaatgagtATTCTGATGTTCTGTAACCCAAAAATTTAAATTCTGATGTTCAAACAGAGGAGATAATGCTTaatataatgaaataaaaaagccAATGAATCAATTCTTCAAAAATGCAATGGTAGTTTCAACTTTGAGATAAATTGAAGCAATGcataaaagaatttattatcCATTGCCTGTTTTTAGTTTTTGAAAAAGCATTAGTGGACCATGCCACGAAGTAACATTAGTTTCTTCTTACGTACTGTCGACGGAAATATATTAAATGTCATTTGCTCTGCTATTTATTGCTTGTCTTTGTTTGGTAGACTACTCTGACTCGAGAGGGAGCAGTTAGATTATGAATCAAGAATTTAAGATATATATATTCGAAAGTATAACCCAAAGAACTTAAGATATAATCAAGACTGGTGAATTTTGAGCATTAGAGGGGGAAATTTTAAACACTCTGGATTGCTGTATACAGAGTGGTATTTATGTAGCAATGTGCTTCACTAAAGAGTGTCTTTTGGCTGATTATAAATAAGAGATCTCTTGCATTCAGGCTTCTTACACCACCCAGGACCCCTTCCTTGGAGATGGAATCGCAGAAAACTGCAATGAGTCAAAATAGGATGGCCAATGCTTGTGTCACTGCGCTTAAGTCCAGGGTAAGAATTCTGTAATTTTAGTGTCAAATTATTTCAAGACGTGGTCAAATGATTAACTAACCTCTTAAAATATTTCTTGGGATTATTTTTGTTCAAACTCTGCAATCTTGTTTACACTCAATTAGATAGGAATATATCATGCTTTATTGTTTTATATCCAGATTAATTTAGTCTTTGTGTTGCAGCTTATAAACATTCAGGAGGAACCTGCTTCAAGGACTAATTTAGGATCAAAGAGAATTACTTTGCCGTCTGCACTGCACTCTTCTAATTGCACTAATAGAAGGCCTTCCTCAACATCTGCAATCAGACCTGCAACGCCAACCGGGAGGGCCACTTTGCCTACTTCTACTAAACCTTCAAGATCTTCCACTCCTACTTCACGGGCTACAATGCCTTCGTTTAAGCCTGGTCCTGTAAGATCTTCCACTCCTACTAGAACCGTTACTCGCTCCTCTACACCAGCTGGAAGACCCTCCATTCCAGTTTTGAAATCAGCTGTAAGATCATCCACTCCAACCCGCCAAATGTCGACTCCTGCAAGTGCACCTGGTTTTGCTCGGTCTTCTTCAGTGACAAAGTCTGCTTCCTCAACACTGAAAAATCCAGTGCCACCGCGGGGTAATTCTCCTGCTAAAATGTCTAGACCTATGAAACCTTATGAAATTCCTGGTTTCTCTCTTGATGCCCCACCAAATTTAAGAACATCATTACCGGAGAGGCCAGCATCAGCATCAAGAGGTAGACCTGGTGGAACACATGCTCGTTCATCTTGTGTTGAGACCGGTTCTAAAGGGCGACCGAGGCAACAATCATGCTCTCCTACTAGAGGAAGGGCCAAAAATAGTAGTGCAAATGGTGGTCGTATCTCTATACCCTCTAAGAGCAGAACACTATCCAATGGCAGTGATGATGTGAATCCTGTTCTCATGGGAACTCAAATGGTTGAAAGAGTAATTAATATGAGGAAGTTGGCACCACCAAAGCAAGATGACCTGCACTCTACTCATAATAGTTCATGTGGGCTTGATAGCACCGGTTTTGGTAGAACACTCTCAAAGAAATCTCTGGATATGGCATTGAGGCATATGGTATGCATCTTCACATTGCTATACTGAATTTCATGTTAAACAAATACCCTATAGGAACTTATAGTATGTTGAAACATTTAACACATATAAACTGCTTTTATACTTGTAAGCTCTCAGTAGGATTACTGTATCATATGAAACTGCTAATGGTTCAAGTTTATCTCCTGAGCAGGACATAAGGCGAAGCGTTCCAGGTAAGCTAAGGCCGCTTACCAGCATTCCAGCGTCCTCTGTGTATAGTGTGAGGTCAGGAGGATCTACAAAAAGCAAGTCAAATAGTGGTTTGGATTCTCCTCTTGCAACAAGCAGCAATGCTAGCTCTGAGCTAAGTGTGAATAAttcccatttctttgatggGATTGAAACAGAAGTTAATGAGTATGTGAGTCAGGTAAGTGAAGTATGAGACCATTAGCCTTCAAAATTCTTCCTATTTTGTTATACTATTGTATACTTGGAAACTCAAACTGTTAGAATGTTTAAGATCCTTGTTCCTTGTTGGAACTGATCTTCGATAGGAAGTTCATCTGAAAGAAGTTTGCTTCTATTAATATATAACTGCAACCACTCAGCTGCTCCTAATTAATTGATGAGCCATATTCTTTGTGGATCATCTTTTGATTCTGTTGAGCAAAGTGGAATTTTGTAATGCAAACTGTTATGAACATCTCCTTCAGCAGATACGTGTGTTTGTGCTAATTTACTGGTGAAAATGTGTCATAACATTTATGATTGagctttaactatcagcttaagttttattttaatgggttccataacatggtatcagagattaatataagatataacCTGAATTAGGAGATGATTGAGGtttttttactaaaaacgaGGATCTCAAATTTAAAATGCGCATTGACCTCAa is drawn from Euphorbia lathyris chromosome 9, ddEupLath1.1, whole genome shotgun sequence and contains these coding sequences:
- the LOC136207206 gene encoding uncharacterized protein, whose protein sequence is MVMKEKDEELALFLEMRRRGNDKEKVQGNSDSLDTSLGTFNPRGSSVSNIPPRKTAAERFLDSENDKSDYDWLLTPPRTPSLEMESQKTAMSQNRMANACVTALKSRLINIQEEPASRTNLGSKRITLPSALHSSNCTNRRPSSTSAIRPATPTGRATLPTSTKPSRSSTPTSRATMPSFKPGPVRSSTPTRTVTRSSTPAGRPSIPVLKSAVRSSTPTRQMSTPASAPGFARSSSVTKSASSTLKNPVPPRGNSPAKMSRPMKPYEIPGFSLDAPPNLRTSLPERPASASRGRPGGTHARSSCVETGSKGRPRQQSCSPTRGRAKNSSANGGRISIPSKSRTLSNGSDDVNPVLMGTQMVERVINMRKLAPPKQDDLHSTHNSSCGLDSTGFGRTLSKKSLDMALRHMDIRRSVPGKLRPLTSIPASSVYSVRSGGSTKSKSNSGLDSPLATSSNASSELSVNNSHFFDGIETEVNEYVSQVSEV